A section of the Paenibacillus odorifer genome encodes:
- a CDS encoding helix-turn-helix domain-containing protein translates to MPVIVKLKDILAERNMSQRELSRLTGLRPNTISHLCSSGVDRVHLSTFDIICKALDIQLHDLIVIEEESAARLHD, encoded by the coding sequence ATGCCAGTCATTGTAAAGCTTAAAGACATTCTTGCTGAACGCAATATGTCTCAAAGAGAGTTATCCAGGCTAACTGGACTTAGACCGAACACTATCAGCCATTTATGCTCTAGCGGAGTGGACAGGGTACATCTAAGTACCTTCGATATCATTTGCAAAGCTCTTGATATTCAGCTCCATGATTTAATTGTGATTGAAGAAGAATCTGCTGCTAGGCTACATGACTGA
- a CDS encoding recombinase family protein, whose product MNVIGYVRVSTSGQAKEGYSLAYQQAEICSYCQEQGWDLKHIFTDEGISGAKVDEDALEVDRIGFQNLLSALSTRTYDAVVVLNTSRLWRSDIVKVLVHREFKRYGIDVKSIEQPTYSIHKKDPSDFLINGLMELLDQYQRLEIALKLGRGRNQKAEQGGYAGGRAAFGYNAKKGQKSIVVNETQARIVRRLFDIREQNPAWTLSELASQLNQEGFTTQQGKLFTKVQVKRILDRRDFYQGTYRYGQIEADGKHQAILRSGGMCL is encoded by the coding sequence ATGAATGTCATCGGTTATGTAAGAGTTTCGACAAGTGGACAAGCCAAGGAGGGTTACAGTCTAGCCTACCAACAAGCTGAAATCTGCTCGTATTGTCAAGAGCAAGGCTGGGACTTGAAACACATCTTTACGGATGAAGGCATCAGTGGGGCGAAGGTAGACGAGGATGCTCTTGAAGTGGACAGAATTGGCTTTCAGAACCTGCTGTCAGCCCTATCCACCCGAACCTATGACGCAGTTGTTGTGCTCAATACAAGCCGTTTATGGCGGTCTGACATCGTGAAGGTGTTGGTTCATCGAGAGTTCAAGAGGTACGGTATAGATGTAAAAAGCATTGAACAACCGACCTACAGCATTCATAAGAAAGACCCAAGTGATTTCTTGATTAATGGACTTATGGAATTGCTTGACCAGTATCAGAGGTTGGAAATTGCTTTGAAGCTTGGCAGAGGGCGTAATCAGAAAGCGGAGCAAGGTGGTTATGCCGGAGGTCGGGCGGCATTTGGTTACAATGCCAAAAAAGGACAGAAGTCCATTGTAGTTAATGAAACACAGGCAAGAATCGTTCGTCGGCTCTTTGACATAAGGGAACAGAACCCTGCATGGACGTTATCTGAACTAGCATCACAGTTAAATCAAGAAGGTTTTACCACGCAACAAGGAAAGTTATTCACAAAAGTACAAGTGAAGCGGATTTTAGACCGTAGGGACTTTTACCAAGGTACTTATCGTTATGGGCAGATCGAAGCAGACGGTAAACATCAAGCGATCCTACGGTCTGGAGGAATGTGCTTGTGA
- a CDS encoding RCC1 domain-containing protein: MKKYYSLLIILFLLVISISQLSLVSADGVNQQKELIAPETQIISILEDSSLKVNLKNIIREGNFFHLIRLVDFDSNKVINIKKSIERDQLIISPQIELKDGHDYTLHIPPYSLEDINGEKLNDSYFLKFQIVSNESAKKKLLIESISQNNNSKIMSLNESAKSLPSTLTRGVLEHGEIYAGIDKSGFIEKNGNLWLWGSNEMGQLGDFITPYSNKPVQLAGTDVVSMNKGFTGGTFSSYALKTDGTVTAFGFNYYGFLGLGPAGDQTDFVVSPTPISGLSNVNNISSRFYHTLAVKSNRTVWGWGDNQRGQVGVDRLELITTPEQIKGVNGVGNLMDIIAVDVGEIHSIALSSTGTVYVWGGNNHGQLANGSLNDESFPSKVQMGSSNASLLTGVKAISAGDNFNLVLKEDGTVWGWGQNDKGQLGDGTTVERRYPVQVKGPNGVGLLNNVIAISGGSNYSLALKSDGTVWSWGENSMGQLGDGTTLGKLTPTQVKAIGGKSFLNDVIKIDAGNSHSIALTSSSFITWGNNTEGQLGNDSLISYSNIPVTVLQPSIRQDYEYIYDSANRLTAIIIHKGNISYRRDFVYDSNGNLLSAITKEIK, translated from the coding sequence ATGAAGAAATATTATTCGTTATTAATTATCTTATTTCTTTTAGTTATATCGATTAGTCAGTTATCTTTAGTGAGTGCGGATGGTGTAAATCAACAAAAGGAGTTAATTGCACCTGAGACACAAATAATAAGCATATTGGAGGATTCCTCGTTAAAGGTGAATTTAAAAAACATTATTAGAGAAGGGAATTTTTTTCATTTAATTAGATTAGTAGATTTTGATAGTAATAAGGTGATAAATATAAAGAAATCAATTGAGAGGGATCAACTGATAATTAGTCCACAAATTGAATTGAAAGATGGTCATGATTATACATTACATATTCCTCCTTACTCACTTGAGGATATAAATGGAGAAAAATTAAATGATAGCTACTTCCTGAAGTTTCAAATTGTTAGCAATGAGAGCGCTAAAAAAAAATTATTAATAGAATCTATATCTCAAAATAATAACTCCAAAATCATGTCTTTAAATGAAAGCGCAAAGAGTTTACCCTCTACTTTAACTCGGGGTGTTTTAGAACATGGGGAAATATATGCTGGTATAGATAAAAGTGGTTTTATAGAAAAAAATGGGAATCTATGGTTATGGGGAAGTAATGAAATGGGACAGTTGGGGGACTTTATTACTCCATATAGCAATAAACCAGTTCAGTTGGCTGGAACCGATGTGGTGTCGATGAATAAAGGATTTACTGGTGGAACTTTTAGTTCATATGCTTTGAAAACTGACGGTACAGTGACGGCTTTCGGATTCAATTATTATGGTTTTTTGGGTTTGGGACCTGCTGGAGATCAGACTGATTTTGTTGTCTCTCCAACTCCAATTTCTGGATTATCAAATGTAAATAATATCAGTAGTAGATTTTACCATACCCTCGCTGTTAAATCTAACAGAACAGTGTGGGGATGGGGAGATAATCAACGAGGGCAAGTGGGAGTCGATAGATTAGAACTTATTACAACTCCGGAACAAATTAAAGGTGTTAACGGGGTTGGGAATCTTATGGATATTATTGCTGTTGATGTTGGTGAAATACATTCTATAGCACTTTCGTCAACTGGAACTGTTTATGTTTGGGGAGGCAATAATCATGGTCAGTTAGCAAATGGATCTCTTAATGATGAGAGTTTCCCTAGTAAAGTGCAAATGGGCTCCAGTAATGCTTCTTTGTTAACAGGAGTTAAAGCTATTAGTGCTGGGGACAATTTCAATTTGGTTTTAAAAGAAGATGGAACAGTATGGGGCTGGGGGCAAAATGATAAAGGGCAGCTTGGAGACGGTACTACAGTAGAACGGCGCTATCCAGTCCAAGTCAAGGGCCCAAACGGAGTTGGTTTATTAAATAATGTAATTGCTATTAGCGGTGGAAGTAATTATTCATTAGCACTAAAGTCAGATGGAACAGTATGGAGTTGGGGAGAGAATAGCATGGGCCAACTTGGAGATGGCACAACTTTAGGAAAACTTACTCCTACTCAAGTAAAAGCGATAGGCGGTAAGAGTTTTCTGAATGATGTAATAAAAATAGATGCTGGAAATTCGCATAGTATAGCACTTACTAGCTCTTCATTTATTACGTGGGGGAATAATACAGAGGGTCAATTAGGGAATGACTCATTAATTTCTTATTCAAATATTCCAGTAACAGTTCTACAACCTTCTATTAGGCAGGATTACGAATATATTTATGATTCCGCTAATAGGTTAACAGCTATTATCATTCATAAAGGGAATATCAGCTACCGCCGTGACTTTGTATACGATAGTAATGGTAATTTACTATCTGCAATTACAAAGGAAATAAAGTAG
- a CDS encoding RHS repeat-associated core domain-containing protein — MRKIKLVRKILMVIMCLSLIIPNILEGTAKASTTVKSTSDQTYINKAQDLPAPSPAPSDFLDFSTDSGPQPTPTTRPENSASELFKEEGWQDSIPPLPDEKATVEVATYDPKLSEAIVSIKVKTLEKQGLLNHSVSSGGTATNQRVASQDLIESEIEKLFLAGASIEDVYWINYLMQDSPNQTLLELLKWKQEGKLSWEDIQGELENQAIQKKNPSSVQNSTYQDDPIFQQFPSLTSLVYGEDLFSPDKLKIAALTVTAFDMRVAGIFDGLVVRAQLNQTNKPQFGDRNTTDEVIDPVSGSLTWKENQIHLPGRDGLDLDIGIMYSSNQGHSFERAYSSSGNYTYTERYDHFLEMNSLGVGWSFQFPSIEKNGDYRYYHDGKGGVYTVARYPENGDEFTKYTKFLNYKQKNMRFVYNNENHEFNNGEENSWYYVEFEDKRKEYFSANGALIGIVDRFGNTINFKHRSIDIDGIRSVLISSITDTVGREVTFEYEDNLNTQEIFNGENVTIRVKQNGTEVQKVILTKGRKLVPVNEIEVYLPVLWSVTDQNGDKTYFDYEEGIAYYQTGSDYSGARNQNYHTLLKEVIYPNSNTEYTYERVSRNIGEDQTLHQFRLLSRVDKTGPKNYNWLQYTYTGDYTGYPTYYPPYLQQNNRYSSTFTVKSDTAANNSIITRNYDGKGKLLSTDTQAANGERKIVTNTAFDGLFELFPTRTTISEYGVGDSEASANHLYTETTYSDWGLVSTQTQPLTAEQHNNSNLKQHYTTTISYEPKYHLVESKSWYQNESDPAPLIERYTYTDKGRLSTVTNASGEQTTYSYGNRDTLGGISQMTAEKTAKGQLVAKSVTIYGPESRYAYPTEQQQWFNIGKSDQKIVKTKMSYEMGTGLLKSQSDGNDQTTVYEYDAAGRLKKETHPIRTNSNGETFREVIDYNYYHQTSSNFDSVNAGTYVLKVDTIKTVTQLSTNSSMRTYANTLYNGMGLALLEEHYDDNVSQWVFTQYHYDDQGQAIYQKDALGNEITASYDAWGRQNRATDANNNIYVTDHNLKQRKTESYMIAADTQERLNYLETIYDPWGQPVTMKTYKDWPSQSQPLTESYRYDISGNVIGYTDPANHLNDAGITTSYSYDALNRLTSVYDALNQRTRYTYDGIGQLAKVTVQAKGGTEQILNTKYYNEVGLLTSKLDGASQSESLSYNALGQLTSKTDRNGSLFGYSYDEIGALKSSTVSGMINNVSQTQKTEVIYNDGSPSNQTTKNFLNGTIQAMQRNTVNSLNQVRSTNTVAYSAGAVAHSAYIFNQRDALGRITQLNDYYLNFYVNYQFNKLRLDKVQTNGSATVSSAATANVQYNYTGVNLVKSISYPTLTDGSTLMTVYTYNKALNWVESVTNQKGGRVLSKYVYGYDNNGNITSVTETKNNNVTQDTQTTTYEYDALNRLISTVRPGGSRDAYTYDVRGNRLTMEQSVSSPAEFQDTSYSYDLWNTLTSVTKNGSTTSFQYYADGLRYLKSTGSSHTQVNYDNNAQVLTEEKLSGNSIVQQSTFVRGDRVLVKKDKTASKDYYYLYNGHGDVVQIVDTSGKTVNEYSYDEWGNITSQTEGISNSFKYAGEVYDAETGLYYLRARYYDPSMGRFLNEDTYEGQIDNPLSQNIYTYVHNNPLIYTDPTGHYTFKDDPSQPVVVQGYVVSTDMHASDKLVEFLKTYETFSGQWYYATKEEKERNIKTIGYGHVIQPGEEKLLKGIKEEQALSLLKSDIQNKAENYINDWADRNGIVFTQQQFDALVSWKFNGGDFLNRDPGKMLKEGNFSSSEFQNEFKNEMLLWVKGSGKKLPGLYMRRYDEWEIFVNGDYTRNYNRVLPKGF, encoded by the coding sequence TTGAGAAAAATAAAGCTAGTGAGAAAAATATTAATGGTCATCATGTGTTTATCTTTGATCATTCCAAATATTTTGGAAGGAACTGCGAAAGCGAGTACAACCGTTAAAAGTACTTCTGATCAAACTTACATAAACAAAGCACAAGATTTACCTGCTCCATCACCTGCACCGTCAGATTTTTTGGATTTTTCAACGGATTCGGGACCACAGCCTACACCTACGACTCGTCCAGAGAATTCTGCGAGTGAATTATTCAAAGAAGAAGGTTGGCAGGACTCCATTCCTCCATTGCCGGATGAGAAGGCTACTGTGGAGGTAGCCACCTATGATCCGAAATTGTCTGAGGCTATTGTATCAATTAAAGTTAAAACGCTTGAGAAGCAAGGATTACTCAATCATTCGGTCTCTTCAGGTGGAACGGCTACAAATCAAAGAGTAGCATCACAAGATTTAATCGAATCTGAAATCGAAAAGCTGTTTTTGGCCGGAGCTTCCATTGAAGATGTCTATTGGATTAATTATCTGATGCAGGATTCACCGAATCAAACCTTACTTGAGCTATTAAAGTGGAAGCAAGAAGGAAAGCTAAGCTGGGAAGACATACAAGGGGAATTAGAAAATCAAGCTATCCAGAAGAAGAACCCATCTTCGGTTCAAAATTCTACCTACCAGGATGATCCGATCTTTCAACAATTTCCGAGCTTAACCTCGCTAGTGTATGGAGAGGACCTTTTTTCTCCAGATAAATTGAAAATCGCGGCTTTAACGGTGACTGCTTTTGATATGAGGGTCGCTGGCATATTTGACGGACTAGTTGTTCGAGCTCAGCTTAATCAAACCAACAAACCCCAATTTGGAGATCGTAATACTACTGATGAAGTGATCGATCCTGTTTCCGGTTCATTGACATGGAAAGAGAATCAAATCCATTTACCCGGTCGAGATGGTCTGGATTTGGATATTGGGATTATGTACAGTTCCAATCAAGGACATTCTTTTGAAAGAGCATATAGTTCTTCAGGTAATTATACGTACACAGAAAGATATGATCATTTTTTGGAGATGAATAGTTTAGGGGTAGGTTGGTCGTTTCAATTTCCTTCAATCGAAAAAAATGGCGACTATCGTTATTATCATGACGGAAAAGGTGGGGTGTATACCGTAGCCCGTTATCCAGAAAATGGTGATGAATTTACAAAATACACAAAGTTCCTAAATTACAAGCAAAAAAACATGCGATTTGTTTATAACAATGAGAACCATGAATTTAATAACGGAGAGGAAAATTCCTGGTACTACGTTGAATTCGAGGATAAGAGAAAAGAGTACTTTTCTGCCAATGGAGCACTTATCGGGATTGTAGACCGTTTTGGAAATACAATTAACTTTAAGCATCGCTCTATAGATATTGATGGTATACGATCTGTTCTTATCAGTTCAATTACAGATACAGTGGGTCGTGAGGTTACTTTTGAATATGAGGATAACCTTAATACTCAAGAGATATTTAACGGTGAAAATGTGACGATTCGAGTTAAGCAAAATGGAACCGAGGTCCAAAAGGTCATCTTGACTAAAGGCAGAAAACTTGTGCCAGTGAATGAAATTGAAGTCTATTTGCCTGTACTATGGTCGGTTACAGATCAGAATGGGGACAAGACCTACTTCGACTATGAGGAAGGAATTGCATATTATCAAACAGGGAGTGATTATTCGGGTGCAAGAAATCAAAACTATCATACCTTGCTAAAAGAAGTCATATATCCTAATTCAAACACAGAGTATACGTATGAACGGGTTTCCAGAAATATAGGTGAAGATCAAACCCTTCATCAATTTCGACTCTTATCAAGGGTAGATAAAACAGGTCCGAAAAATTATAATTGGCTTCAGTATACGTATACAGGTGACTATACGGGATATCCGACCTATTATCCGCCATATCTACAGCAAAATAATCGCTATAGCAGCACGTTTACCGTAAAAAGCGATACGGCAGCCAACAACTCCATAATCACCCGAAATTATGATGGTAAAGGAAAGTTGCTATCTACGGACACTCAAGCAGCTAATGGGGAGCGCAAGATCGTTACGAATACAGCATTTGATGGACTCTTCGAGCTATTCCCGACGAGAACTACAATTTCAGAATATGGTGTCGGGGACAGCGAGGCAAGTGCTAATCATTTGTATACAGAAACAACATATTCAGATTGGGGACTGGTCAGTACCCAAACCCAACCATTAACGGCGGAGCAACATAACAATTCAAATCTAAAACAACACTATACGACAACGATAAGCTATGAACCGAAATATCATTTAGTGGAGTCTAAATCTTGGTACCAGAATGAATCTGATCCGGCCCCATTAATTGAACGATACACCTACACTGACAAGGGAAGGCTATCGACAGTAACGAATGCGTCGGGGGAACAAACCACATATAGTTATGGTAACCGAGATACCTTGGGTGGAATCTCTCAAATGACGGCTGAAAAGACAGCCAAGGGTCAATTGGTAGCTAAAAGTGTAACCATATACGGACCTGAGAGCCGTTACGCCTACCCGACAGAACAACAACAGTGGTTCAACATCGGGAAGTCTGACCAGAAAATCGTGAAGACGAAGATGAGTTACGAGATGGGAACGGGTTTGCTGAAAAGTCAAAGTGACGGCAACGATCAGACTACGGTCTATGAATATGATGCAGCAGGTCGTCTAAAAAAAGAAACACATCCGATTCGAACCAATAGCAATGGAGAAACCTTCAGAGAGGTTATCGATTACAATTATTATCATCAAACCTCCAGTAACTTTGATTCGGTGAATGCAGGGACCTATGTTCTGAAGGTCGATACGATTAAAACCGTCACTCAATTATCCACTAACAGTAGTATGAGAACGTATGCGAATACGTTATATAATGGAATGGGCCTAGCGTTGTTAGAAGAACATTATGACGATAACGTGAGTCAATGGGTCTTCACCCAGTACCACTACGATGATCAAGGACAAGCGATCTATCAAAAGGATGCGTTAGGCAATGAGATTACGGCTAGTTACGATGCATGGGGAAGGCAGAATCGTGCCACAGATGCCAATAACAATATATATGTAACGGATCATAACCTTAAGCAGCGCAAGACAGAAAGTTACATGATTGCTGCTGACACTCAAGAACGATTGAATTATCTGGAAACTATCTATGATCCATGGGGCCAGCCAGTTACCATGAAAACCTATAAAGACTGGCCGAGTCAATCGCAGCCCCTCACAGAAAGTTATCGGTACGACATCAGTGGTAACGTGATCGGTTATACGGACCCTGCGAATCATCTGAACGATGCTGGGATCACAACATCGTATAGCTATGATGCTCTAAATCGTCTAACCTCCGTCTACGATGCGTTAAACCAGCGCACACGCTATACGTACGATGGAATTGGTCAGCTTGCGAAAGTTACGGTGCAAGCTAAAGGTGGAACAGAGCAAATACTGAATACCAAGTACTATAACGAAGTTGGGTTATTGACGAGCAAGCTAGACGGGGCTTCTCAAAGTGAAAGCTTATCCTATAATGCATTAGGGCAATTAACTAGCAAAACCGATCGTAATGGCAGTCTGTTTGGATACAGCTATGACGAAATTGGCGCGCTCAAGTCAAGCACAGTCAGCGGGATGATCAATAACGTATCGCAGACACAGAAAACCGAAGTGATCTATAACGACGGTTCGCCCTCTAATCAGACCACTAAAAACTTTCTGAACGGAACGATTCAGGCGATGCAGCGAAATACTGTAAACAGTTTGAATCAAGTGCGAAGCACGAACACGGTTGCGTATTCCGCTGGAGCGGTTGCACATTCCGCGTACATCTTTAATCAGCGGGATGCACTAGGCCGAATTACGCAATTGAATGATTATTATTTAAACTTTTACGTGAATTATCAATTCAATAAGTTGAGACTGGACAAAGTACAGACGAATGGCAGCGCTACGGTGAGTAGTGCAGCCACGGCCAATGTACAATATAACTACACTGGGGTTAACCTGGTGAAGTCGATTAGTTATCCGACGCTGACAGACGGAAGCACACTTATGACTGTATACACCTATAACAAAGCCCTAAACTGGGTGGAGAGCGTAACGAACCAAAAGGGAGGCCGTGTGCTCTCCAAATATGTGTATGGGTATGACAACAACGGAAATATTACCTCGGTTACGGAAACGAAAAACAACAATGTGACACAAGATACACAAACGACAACCTATGAGTACGATGCTTTGAATCGCTTAATTTCAACGGTGCGTCCGGGAGGAAGCAGAGACGCATATACCTATGATGTACGTGGCAATCGCTTGACCATGGAACAAAGTGTGAGTAGCCCAGCAGAGTTTCAGGATACAAGTTATAGCTACGATTTGTGGAACACGCTGACCTCTGTAACCAAGAATGGAAGCACGACGAGCTTCCAGTATTATGCCGACGGCCTGCGCTATCTAAAGAGTACCGGCAGCAGCCACACCCAAGTAAACTATGATAATAACGCTCAGGTTTTGACTGAAGAAAAACTGAGTGGCAACAGCATAGTCCAACAATCCACGTTTGTACGCGGGGACCGGGTACTGGTGAAAAAGGACAAAACGGCAAGTAAAGATTACTATTACCTATACAATGGTCATGGTGATGTGGTACAGATTGTGGATACTAGCGGAAAAACAGTAAATGAGTATAGCTATGATGAATGGGGCAACATCACTAGTCAGACAGAAGGAATCTCTAACTCCTTTAAATACGCAGGTGAAGTGTATGATGCTGAAACGGGATTATACTATCTTCGGGCACGGTATTACGATCCGAGTATGGGGCGTTTTTTAAATGAGGATACGTATGAGGGGCAGATTGATAATCCGCTGAGCCAGAATATTTATACTTATGTTCATAATAATCCGTTGATTTATACAGATCCCACTGGACATTATACGTTTAAAGATGACCCAAGCCAGCCAGTAGTAGTTCAGGGTTACGTAGTTAGCACAGACATGCATGCAAGTGACAAACTAGTTGAGTTTCTGAAAACATATGAAACATTTTCTGGGCAATGGTATTACGCAACCAAGGAAGAAAAAGAGAGAAATATAAAGACGATAGGTTATGGGCATGTAATTCAACCTGGAGAGGAAAAATTACTTAAAGGAATTAAAGAAGAGCAAGCACTATCCTTATTGAAGTCGGATATTCAGAACAAAGCTGAGAATTATATAAATGACTGGGCAGACCGTAATGGTATAGTTTTTACACAGCAACAGTTTGATGCTCTTGTTAGTTGGAAATTTAACGGAGGTGATTTTTTAAATCGTGATCCAGGAAAAATGCTGAAAGAAGGGAATTTTTCATCTTCTGAATTTCAAAATGAATTTAAAAATGAAATGCTTTTATGGGTGAAGGGCAGTGGAAAGAAGCTGCCAGGATTATATATGCGTAGATATGACGAATGGGAAATTTTTGTGAATGGGGATTATACTAGAAATTATAACAGAGTGCTCCCCAAGGGTTTTTAA
- a CDS encoding GBS Bsp-like repeat-containing protein, with product MDDSNGQDDLEDSWIMGERLSPTSWRIRIPFFKHNNETGMYITHIYSFDASMNKMMIGEILVEVKK from the coding sequence ATGGACGATAGTAATGGTCAAGACGATTTAGAGGATTCATGGATTATGGGGGAACGTTTAAGTCCTACAAGTTGGCGAATTCGAATTCCTTTCTTTAAACATAACAACGAAACAGGAATGTATATTACCCATATTTATTCCTTTGATGCTTCTATGAACAAAATGATGATTGGTGAAATTTTAGTAGAAGTAAAGAAGTGA